The genomic region CGAGCTGTTCCGCAACGCGCTCAGAGAACCATTCAACATCATTGGGCTCATTGCGCTGCTGTTCCTGATCAAGTGGCAGCTCGCGCTGCTGTCGTTGCTCGTCTTGCCGGTGGCGATCCTGCCGATTGTGAAGTTCGGTTCCAAGATTCGTCGCAGGAGCACCCGGGTGCAGGAGGGACGCGCCGAACTGAATACGATCCTGCAGGAAACGATTTCCGGCGTGAGGATTGTCAAGGCCTTCGGTATGGAAGAGTATGAGCGGAAACGGTATCGGCATGCCAGTGAGCAGCTCTTCAAGGCCGTCATGCGGATTGCCAAAGTTGATGCGCTGACCTCGCCGGTTCTGGAGGTTCTCGGATCGGTGGGTATTGTTGTGGCGATCTGGGTCGGCGGCTATCTGGTCTTTTCGAAGAGCTTGACCCCTGGGGCGTTTATGGCGTTCCTCGGGGCGCTGGCGTCCCTCTATCAACCGGTCAAGCGAATCAGTCAGATCAACAACAACATCCAACGCGGCATGGCCGGCGCGGCGCGGGTCTTCGAGCTGATGGACCTCCATTCCGATGTGGTGGAGCAGTCCGATGCCGTCACACTCGGCCGGATGCAGGAGGGGATTCGGTTTCAGCGCGTCTCCTTCGCCTACGAACCGGGCCGGACGGTGCTGCGCGACATCAGTTTCGGAGCCAAGCTTGGTGAGATTGTCGCGATCGTCGGGAGCAGCGGGGCCGGGAAAAGCACGATGGTCAATCTCATCCCGCGCTTTTACGATCCGACAGAAGGGGTCATCACCATCGACGGGGTCGATATCCTGCGGACGACCCTTTCGTCGTTGCGCGCCCAGATGGGGATCGTGACCCAGGATACGATCCTGTTCGACGACACCATCTTCAACAATATTACCTACGGGCAGCGTGACGTGACCGCGCGTGTCGTGGCAGAGGCGGCCAGGATTGCCAACGCCGAAGAGTTCATCGAGGCGCTCCCGGCGCGGTACGACACCAGGATCGGCGAGCGCGGGGTGCGCCTGTCAGGCGGGGAGAAGCAGCGGATCGCCATCGCGAGGGCGATCCTGAAGAACCCGCCCATCCTGATCCTGGATGAAGCGACGTCGGCCCTCGATGCCGAGTCGGAGCGGCTGGTCCAGGAGGCGCTGGATCGGCTAATGCAGAATCGGACCACGTTCGTGATTGCGCACCGGCTGTCTACCGTAATTCGGGCCGATAAGATTCTGGTGCTGGACGGCGGATGCTGTGCCGAGCAGGGGACGCATCCGGAACTCATGTCGAAGGGGGGGGTCTATTGCCGGTTGTACAACACGCAGTTTGCCCGGGTCTGAGGCGCGATGGCCGATCTTACCGCCACGATCATTACCTATAACGAGGGGCAGAATATTCAAGCGTGTCTCGAGAGTTTGACGTGGGTAAAAGAAATTATCATCGTCGACTCGGGGAGCTCGGATCGTACGGTAGAGATCTGCCGAGGTTACACCGATAAGGTGGTTATCAACCCATGGGTCGGATTTGTCGAGCAGAAGAATTTTGCCGTCTCGCGGGCGACGTACGATTGGATTCTGAACATCGACGCCGATGAACGGGTGTCTGAGGAGCTTCGCCATGCGATTGAGCGCGAGCTTGCGGCGCCCCGTCACGACGGCTACTGGATCGCGCGTAGAAACTATTTCCTGGGACGATGGATGCGGCATGGGGGATGGTATCCGGATCGCGTCCTTCGTCTGTTTGACCGGCGCAAGGGGCGATTCGGAGGTTTGAAGGTTCACGAGCGTGTCGTAATCTCGGACGGCTCCACCGGCGTCATCGATGGCTATCTGGTTCATGCGACGTATCGAAACGTCTCGCAGTATATTCGCAAGCAGGACCTGTATACGGGAATCTCGGCAGAGGAGTGCGTGAAAAGGGGTCGCCGACTCGGACCCGTCAGCGGTGTAGAGCTGTTGCTGCGGCCGCTGATCAAGTTTGTGCAGGTCTATCTGCTCAAACGTGGGTTTCTGGATGGGATGCACGGCTGGATTGTCGCGGTGGGCGCGTCCTACTTTAACTTTTTCAAGTATGCCAAGGTATGGGAGGCGGGACTGGCACCTGATCCGATTGTAGATGGGGGCGGCACAGCGCACGCATCTGCGCCAGGCGGCCTTGACGGATCGAGCATCCATGGCCGGCTCCGGCGGCTTGACACCGAGACCCAGGCGCGCGCCGAGTCGACGGATCGCCTCGCCGGCGTCGGGTGGGTCGATGTCGCTGTGCGTCCTCTCTTAACCTTTATGAACGCCTGTCTGTGTCGGCAGGCCTGTCGCCGCGGGTTGCGCGGGCTCGTCGACGCAACGTTGATGAGTTTCTCTACCTTTGTGCGGTCTGTGAAGGCGTGGGAGCTCCTGATGAGCCGCGAAAGATCGCTCGAGTGAGAAGGCAAGAGATGCGGCAGGCATTGGGAGGACAG from Candidatus Methylomirabilis lanthanidiphila harbors:
- a CDS encoding ABC transporter (permease and ATP-binding protein), with amino-acid sequence MQTPMQQFLRVLRCAAPYRSRIILAVVSLILIAVLNAVSIGSLQPIFDGLFAAEGVGSGISLPGPIMALLGERLVRFQTFLQAHRISTLTFIGGALFVVFVAKGALIYIQQLQLRYVAEGIQRDVRNDLYAHLHTLSLDFFVRRPTGEIMSRLNSDVESLGDASTELFRNALREPFNIIGLIALLFLIKWQLALLSLLVLPVAILPIVKFGSKIRRRSTRVQEGRAELNTILQETISGVRIVKAFGMEEYERKRYRHASEQLFKAVMRIAKVDALTSPVLEVLGSVGIVVAIWVGGYLVFSKSLTPGAFMAFLGALASLYQPVKRISQINNNIQRGMAGAARVFELMDLHSDVVEQSDAVTLGRMQEGIRFQRVSFAYEPGRTVLRDISFGAKLGEIVAIVGSSGAGKSTMVNLIPRFYDPTEGVITIDGVDILRTTLSSLRAQMGIVTQDTILFDDTIFNNITYGQRDVTARVVAEAARIANAEEFIEALPARYDTRIGERGVRLSGGEKQRIAIARAILKNPPILILDEATSALDAESERLVQEALDRLMQNRTTFVIAHRLSTVIRADKILVLDGGCCAEQGTHPELMSKGGVYCRLYNTQFARV
- a CDS encoding putative glycosyl transferase, with amino-acid sequence MADLTATIITYNEGQNIQACLESLTWVKEIIIVDSGSSDRTVEICRGYTDKVVINPWVGFVEQKNFAVSRATYDWILNIDADERVSEELRHAIERELAAPRHDGYWIARRNYFLGRWMRHGGWYPDRVLRLFDRRKGRFGGLKVHERVVISDGSTGVIDGYLVHATYRNVSQYIRKQDLYTGISAEECVKRGRRLGPVSGVELLLRPLIKFVQVYLLKRGFLDGMHGWIVAVGASYFNFFKYAKVWEAGLAPDPIVDGGGTAHASAPGGLDGSSIHGRLRRLDTETQARAESTDRLAGVGWVDVAVRPLLTFMNACLCRQACRRGLRGLVDATLMSFSTFVRSVKAWELLMSRERSLE